The sequence CCCTATCCCTAAGATCACGAAGAGCGGGTCTGTTGAATTATCTGACGGCAATGTTTCTAGTAACATCCCGGCACATTTTCTTTTATTAATCAATAAATCATTTGGCCATTTGATTTGGACAGTTTTTGGCCGACCTATTAAATGATTGATGGCAACCGCCATGGATAAGGAAGCAACAAATCCTATTTGCGCCACCTCTTGCAAAGATTGTTTGGGTGTTTTTTCAACTAACATAGACATATAGAAATTGCCAATTGGCGACACCCAAGCTCGGCCCCGCCGACCGCGACCGGCTGTCTGTTGATCGGCCTGAACAATTAAACCATCTCGCCCTTTTCCCTGTTTAACCAAATCCTTAATAAGATCATTGGTACTGGTAACCAAAGGGTAGTGATGCAACTGAAAAAAAGGCGGTAAAAGCGTAATTGAGATCACCTCAGGATTAAGTTTGCAGCTGTTTGATCCATTAAGTTAATCAATGAATTTGGAAAAATGAATAAGCCGATCATGAGCATGCTTGCTATAATAGCGATAGTGGCCCCGGCAACTGGTAATTTTCGAACCGGCACATCTTTACCTTCATCAACATACATGATTTTAATAATTTTTAAATAATAAAAAGCAGCCACGACCGAAGATATAACCCCAATAATCGCTAACACGTAATATTGCTGCTGAACTGCGCCTATAAAAATATAAAACTTTCCCCAAAAACCTGCTAAAGGCGGCAACCCTGCCATCGATAGTAAAAGCAAGGTTAAGACAAAAGCTATCACTGGATTTGATTTTGATAGCCCTGCAAAATCATCTAGATTTTCAAAATTGTTCTTGGCAGAATACATCGTCAAGAGGCAGGCAAAAACCCCCAACTCACCCCAATATAAATCATCATATAAAGCAGCAGGGCGCTGATGGGGCCATTGCCCCCTATCACCAACCCAATCATGGCATAGCCGATATGGCCGATGCTGCCATAGGCCAATAGCCTTTTGATATTTTGCTGCCGGATGGCTGCAAAAGCCCCAATCAACATAGAGCCCACAGCAGCCAACCAGAAAATTTGTTTCCACGATTCTTGATCTTGGGGAAAAAACTCCAAGCTAATACGGAGCAGTAAGCCTAGCGAAGCCAATTTAGGGGCGGTTGTAAAAAAGGCAGTGATTGGCGTTGGCGAACCTTGATAAACATCCGGTGTCCACATATGGAAAGGAACAGCTGATACTTTAAACAAAAGGCCGCTAACCACAAATACCAAAGCGACCACGAATCCAGCTGGCATAGCAGCAGTATTCTGGACATATTGCTGAATTTGCGCGAAACCAGCATTGCCGCTAAAACCGTATAGTAAAGAACAGCCATATAATAATAACCCTGAAGACAAAGCACCTAAAGCAAAATATTTCAATCCAGCTTCGCTGGAACGCAAATGGTCGCGATTGAAAGCGGCCAGCACGTATAAGGCCAAGCTCTGCAGCTCAATACTGACATATAAGGTGATTAAATGGTTGGCCGACAACATGAGGCTCATTCCCAAAACAGCAAATAAAATTAAGATTGGGAACTCAAATCTTGATAGATTGGGCATTGTCCGAATATAAGACGGGCTTATCAGCAAACAGACAGCAGCAGCCATCCAACAAACAATTTTTAAAATAGTTAGGGCAGGTTTACTAATAAACATTCCGTTAAATAGCGTTACGGAAGTATCGGGAAACCAAATAATTTGTCCTATAATTCCCATAACCAGCACGAAAAAACTAAGCCAATAGACAATTGGAAAACTGTGCTTTTTTAAGAAAACGCCAACCATTAATAAAATAATGGCAGATGCTAACAACCAAATTTCTGGAATAGCCGCGGATAAAGATTGAAGCATAAGATACATCTACTCATTTTACAGGCAAAAACTATTTGCTACGTTGTTATAATGTATGACATCATTATTTTTCATTTCAAGGTACCAGACTTGCGGGGAAAAATTTTATAAAATTTTCCGTCATTGGGCCAGTAATACCCAGAAAAGAAGATGGATAGATCCCCATCCACAACACTATCATACCCATCAACCCTAAAATAAATCCTTCTTTTAAGGTCAAATCTGGCAGTTGTTTCAAATCGTCTTTAACGAGTTTCCCAAACATCACCCGGCGATATAACCAAAGCATGTATACCGCGCCTAAAATCATGGCAACCGCCATAGCCACTGCCACTAAATGATTGGCTTTGAAAACCCCTAGCAATACTAAGAATTCGCCCACAAAACCGCTGGTACCAGGCAACGCTAAGGAAGCCATCGTAAACACTAAAAACAACATAGCATAAACGGGCATACGAATGGCTAATCCACCAAAACGGCTGATGTCCCTGGTATGCAGTCGATCATATAATACCCCTACGCACAAGAACAAAGCGCCGGAAACAATCCCGTGGCTTAGCATTTGAAAAACAGCCCCCTCAATCCCTTGTTGAGTCAATGAGAAAATACCGGCCGTAACAAATCCCATATGAGCTATTGAAGAATACGCAATCAGCTTTTTCATGTCTTGTTGCGCCAAGGCGATTAAGGAGGTGTAAATAACCGCCACGATGCTTAAGCCAAAAACCATTGGGGCAAAAAACACGCTGGCATCCGGCATGATCGGTAATAACACCCGGATAAAGCCATACCCACCCATTTTCAGAAGCACCCCTGCTAAAATGACCGATCCGGCTGTAGGCGCTTCCACATGGGCATCGGGTAGCCAGGTATGCAGCGGCCACATCGGTACTTTCACAGCAAAAGAGGCAAAAAAGGCCAACCACAACCAAAATTGCCACTGCGAATCAAGCAAATGGTTGGTTGTCAAATACGCAATATCAGCAGAATTTGTATGAATCATAATTGCCAATATGGCAATCAACATCAAAACCGACCCAAGCAACGTATAAAGAAAAAATTTAAAGGAGGCGTAGATTCGCCCTTTCCCACCCCAAATTCCAATAATTAGAAACATGGGGATCAGGACGCCTTCAAAAAACACGTAAAACAAAACAAGGTCTAACGCACAGAAAGCGCCAATCATGAAGGTTTCCAAAATTAGGAAGGCAATCATATATTCCTTCACGCGTTTCTGAATGGAATTCCAACTGGCAATGATGCAAATCGGCACCAGAAAAACGGATAACATCAAAAATAATAAGGATAATCCATCAAGTCCCATATAAAAACGTACCGGCAATCCCGGCAACCAGGATTTATTAATGACAAACTGATAGCCAGGTTTTAAGGCATCAAATTGCATCCACAGGAAAACTGCTAAACCAAAAGTTACCAAAGACGTCCATAGGGCAACCCAACGCACATGGTTGGCAACTAATTTTTCTTCCCCACGCGCCCATATAATCACTAACACACCAACTAGGGGGAGAAAGGTGATGATAGGTAACAGAAATTCATTCATAGCTATTATTCCCATCCCATATAACGGTTAAGGACAATCCATAGTAAAACCGCCAAGCCCATGAGAACCGCAAAAGCATAATGATATACATACCCCGATTGCAATCGACTGGCACCCGCAGCTATTAATCGGCTGATAAAAGCCGTGCCATTAGGCCCGAACCGATCAATAATTCCTTGATCAATCCGCCGCCAGAAAAAATCTGCCAGTTTTAGCGCCGGTTTTATAAAGATATGATGATACAATTCGTCAAAATACCATTTATTGAGGAATAGTTTGTAAATGGGTCGGAAAGCCCTGGCAAAAAAGTCAGGTAATCTTGGACAAACAACATAAAACAAATAAGCCCCTATTAATCCGCTTACCGCAGCCACCGTT is a genomic window of Rhodospirillaceae bacterium containing:
- a CDS encoding biotin--[acetyl-CoA-carboxylase] ligase; its protein translation is MVTSTNDLIKDLVKQGKGRDGLIVQADQQTAGRGRRGRAWVSPIGNFYMSMLVEKTPKQSLQEVAQIGFVASLSMAVAINHLIGRPKTVQIKWPNDLLINKRKCAGMLLETLPSDNSTDPLFVILGIGVNITSFPEDLPYLATSLKEIQGNSNISIQQLLGQFCHDFLPRLKNWRAGNFVDIRKEWLEYACGISEEILVHLPSETIAGKFVDLNDQGQLLLKNAAGIRKITVGDVFFPTRRA
- a CDS encoding NADH-quinone oxidoreductase subunit N, which produces MYLMLQSLSAAIPEIWLLASAIILLMVGVFLKKHSFPIVYWLSFFVLVMGIIGQIIWFPDTSVTLFNGMFISKPALTILKIVCWMAAAVCLLISPSYIRTMPNLSRFEFPILILFAVLGMSLMLSANHLITLYVSIELQSLALYVLAAFNRDHLRSSEAGLKYFALGALSSGLLLYGCSLLYGFSGNAGFAQIQQYVQNTAAMPAGFVVALVFVVSGLLFKVSAVPFHMWTPDVYQGSPTPITAFFTTAPKLASLGLLLRISLEFFPQDQESWKQIFWLAAVGSMLIGAFAAIRQQNIKRLLAYGSIGHIGYAMIGLVIGGNGPISALLLYMMIYIGVSWGFLPAS
- a CDS encoding NADH-quinone oxidoreductase subunit M, which encodes MNEFLLPIITFLPLVGVLVIIWARGEEKLVANHVRWVALWTSLVTFGLAVFLWMQFDALKPGYQFVINKSWLPGLPVRFYMGLDGLSLLFLMLSVFLVPICIIASWNSIQKRVKEYMIAFLILETFMIGAFCALDLVLFYVFFEGVLIPMFLIIGIWGGKGRIYASFKFFLYTLLGSVLMLIAILAIMIHTNSADIAYLTTNHLLDSQWQFWLWLAFFASFAVKVPMWPLHTWLPDAHVEAPTAGSVILAGVLLKMGGYGFIRVLLPIMPDASVFFAPMVFGLSIVAVIYTSLIALAQQDMKKLIAYSSIAHMGFVTAGIFSLTQQGIEGAVFQMLSHGIVSGALFLCVGVLYDRLHTRDISRFGGLAIRMPVYAMLFLVFTMASLALPGTSGFVGEFLVLLGVFKANHLVAVAMAVAMILGAVYMLWLYRRVMFGKLVKDDLKQLPDLTLKEGFILGLMGMIVLWMGIYPSSFLGITGPMTENFIKFFPASLVP